ACAATGATATTTAAGGAAAATATTAAGAATGGAAAAGGAACtaattgatggacaaatattaaAATCAAGATAGAGAATTTCGACAAGGTTGAAACGTAAAAAGTATATTTCAATAGTGCTTGAGATCTGTCcttacaaataaaattatgtgcCCTTATATATGAATGTACAATTGTAATGCTTTTCCCACATAATTTGGATTAATTATGGGCATTAATGATATTGATTGCCTATTATCTCGGATATCTGTAACTGGCGCATTTATTGCTATAAATACCTTATAACTATTCTGATTCTCCTTCCTTATTTACTTCCAGTTCATGTACCTttccttctttttgttctttattcATTCCGTCCTCGTCTATTCTTTGTCAACTGTTACGCCCGTTTCTCTTTTACGTACCATCTCGTGGGTGTTTCTCCCCGTACCTTTTTCCCCCAATTATTTCTATCAATTGAGAATGTCATTTGTCGCTATATCACTATTCCACGTGTCGTGCCATGTGATCATTCCAATATTCTACGTGTAATGCCATTTCAccaccaatacagatagtccccccactttctgaATATTCGGGAAGTGGAATATTTTTATGGCGGGAATTCTCTGCCACCATTTTTTGAATACAATCATGCCTCCTTCAGAACCCATGTGACGCATATCACGTCCATTTAATGATCATGCCACATGGCTTCTACTGATTGGTTCTGAAGTTCCTCAATGCTTTTTAGGGATTTTCTATAGCCACATCAGTCACGAAGTGACGGTTCTATTATGGCGCTTCGTAATGACCTAATGGTCATGTCTTTTTATAAATACTcctctcttttttatttcttaaagccTTTCTTCTTTCATATTCACCTCTGTCTTCTTGTTTTACACTCTTCTGCATTTTTTCCCTGTTATTCTTTGGACAATCATGTCTTCCCTTGATCCCTGTAAAGTTGTAATTGTTAACGAGTTTGTTTCTTCTAATGCTCCCACTATAAGTAGAAGGGGTGGTAGGCTGCGTAGTCTGGGTTCTATATCTAACCTTGGTTCCTCTTCTCAAAGTAGTTCAACTAATATGTCTTCCTCTAGACCTAGGGATCCTATAATCCCTATATCTTCTACAAGAAATAAAGATTCAACTGAGACTATGTGTGAACTCACAGTTGCAGAAATTGTTCCTCAAGAGTTTTCCTTTGTAACTTATCGTGAATCTCTAAGGAGCTATGTTTCTTCCATAGTGTCCCTTGATCGTGCTGACCTTTACCCGAGTTTGATTAATACTGGTCTTCTTTCTCTTATTCGAAGAGAATGTTATTGGAAACCTGATTTCCTAGTTTTAGTTCTTGGTACCAACCAGAGAATTACTTCTTACTATGCTTGTTTCACTTTTGTCTATACCTACCCTTTCACTCTAGGGTTCAACCCCCCTAATCCGGAGATCCTTGAGTTTTGTTGTTATTTCAACGTATGTCTTCGCCAAATTGGCCCCATAGTATGGAGGGCTGCTGCATGCCTTCGTTATTTGGCAGAACTGGTTTTTGTGCCTTTTACTTTTCGGCATTTGCTTCACTTATACTCCCCCAAGTTATTTCGTGAAGGTGTCTTTTCTATCGTGGCTAGAAGTAAGAGAGTTTTGGTTAGCCCTAAAGATGATCGGGATCGTGGCTGGTATGCTCGGTTTGTTGTTGCTCCCACTAGTGGGTTAGTGGGTGAATAAAACATGCCTTTCCCAGAGAAATAAAATTTCTCACGtaagtttttctcttttgattttgtAATATCTTAAAAGACTTTATTATAATAAAGTCTCCAACCTTTCAGCATCCATGGAAGTTTTTGCTGAAATTCCCAAATTCCGTGATTGGGTAGAAAATATATTAACTGCTGCGCCTATGGAGAAGAGGTCCTGGAAATACCTTTCTCAAAAATCTAGCTGAAAAGTAAAGACACAGTAATTTTTTCTTCtattatttcttcttttctccctcttgtttaTTCAGATTTTCACATTTTCCTCCTTTATACTAGGGTTTCCCATTCGTGGTATTAGTCCCGCATCTGTTCCCTCTACCAGACTTTCCGTGAGTTCTGCTCAGGAAAGAATTTtaagtgcttcttcttctaaaAGGAAAATTGATGGAGCCCGTGGCTTTGAGGATGAAGAAGAGCTAGAGGAGGGTTCTTTAGTGTGAAGATCTCGAGTCAGGAGATGCGTAATTTTCGATGATGAAGATACTCCTTCTCATGACCCACCATCAAGCTCAGTCCCCTTTAGACTTTTGGATGAGACAGAGAATGCCCCTTTAATGGTTTCTGATGATGATGTTGTTGACCCTCCCCCAAGTTCTATTTCTAGTTTGTTTGCTCATGGCTTTAAGGGTAATGAAACTCCCGGGCCTATTTCTGAAGAACTGCCCCTTGCAATCCTTCCAACTTCAGTTCCAATTACTCCTCCCGTGTCTTTACCTATTGCTCCTCCTATAGCTCCTCTCGTAGTTGCGTCCACCTCATCTGTTATTCCCGTGGTTGCTTCTCATGTAGAAACTGGGCCCTCCAGTAGCGGGTTGACAATGAAAAGAATTGTTGTAGAAGTCCCTGAAGGTGGGAGTTTACTAAAGAAATTGGGTCAAGCTGATGTGTGGTTAAAACCTTTGATTAGATCCGTATAGAAGAAGAAATTAGAAAGCCATAGTTCCCTGACTTGGATGAATGATATCGTTCattcttcctttccttttctttttcttattcatGAACCTTTCTATTTTTTTGCAGATCAACTTGATTGGCACTGAACTTATGAAAAGGATTTCTCAAGCGGAGCAGCAAGCGGTAGACTTTAGTCTCAAAGCTGATAACTAGAAAGGTCAATTCGAAGGTATTCAATTGGAGAAAGAGGTTCTAGCGGAAGAAAAGAATGCCTTCGAgcaacaaatgaagatggttgCTGCTGAATTACCAGTTGAAAAGGATTCTTCTAGCGAAGTTGGAAAAGACAAGGACATACATGAGTCCTTTTTTGTTGAACAACTTTCCAAGGCGACTGAAGAGATAAGGAGTTTAAGGGAACTCCTTAATCAAAAATAGGTGTACGCGGGAGAACTAGTTCAAACACTTACTCAAGCTCAAGAAGATCTCTATGCCTCTACTGATAAGATTAAGTTCTTGGAAAGCTCTCTTACGCTTTTGAAGACAGCTTATGATGCTTCTGAAGCAGAAAAAGAAGAGATGGGAGCTTAAATTGATCAATGGGAGAAGGACTATGAGATTCTTGAGGACAAATTGTCATTAGATGTGAGCTGGGCCTTTTTAAACACTCGCCTCGAGACTCTAATGGAAGCCAACCAGGAAGGTTTTGACCTTAATGCTGAGATTGTTAAAGCTAAAGAAGCAATTGATAAAACTTAGCAACGTCACCAAAGCTTTTCTTCACCTGAAGATGAAGGTCCCACAGGTGATAGAATTGGACTTGTTTCTGGTGAAGCTAATGTCCAAGCCTCTTTTTCTCAAGCTGGCCTTTCCACTCCCGTTAATGATGCTCCCGCAAATGATGCCCcttagttttttttgttttcatgtttattcaACTTTTGGgaagtttattttgttttttggaaAGTGGATTTTTGGTTACCCCTATCTTGTTTGGGGGGTTAATGACAAACAAGTACTTCTATTTTTCGCAAAGTTTAATATGTGTTTCGGTTACTTTCACCACTTATTTTGATATCTgagcttttgtttttctctttgatATTTGAACTTGCATTTAGAAATGCTTTAATCATCTGTGATTTTGATAGACACAAGCTTTTATAAAAGAGGGTCCTTTTATATAAGCGacattgatgaagatgatgtctTATCttcattttggtgtaaatataagAAAGATGAAATagaaaaaaggaaataatttaaagaagtttcatgctttgaactttcaaataaatttcatatatGATTTTCTCATACATTACTTTCAAAAATGCTTTCTTTGGAGCAGGTTTTTAGATACAAAATCGGGTTTATTATCCCGTGACTAATTTTTGGCCTTAACCTAAAAATTTGTAGGAACTTGGAGCGTATCTTGAGTGCTTCTTGCGAGTTCACACCTTCTCAAGGTTGCTTCAAGATTTTTGATTCAGGCTTGATTTTGACTCCTAGGCTTGAGTTTTGACTCTTAGATTCTTTACCTATATGTATAGTCCCCCAGTGTTAGAGCTCTGAAGCATGAAATCTCGAACACTGTATTGTTCCTTCCTTTTGGTCAATTCCCTGAAAAGGAAAATACACATGGGACTCGGAGGTACATGcttagatgatgactgcttaacccCTTTTTTCCATCAGAAAGGTTGTAACCTAGACCGGAAATAATTCAGTATTCTGCGTGTCTTTCGGGTTTAATATCATCATTTAGTACgagctagctttttgcctatcatctaaaatggttagtaaaattcaaaagaacgaaataaaattatatttgagtGATACTTGACCGTGGGTACTTCCTTTGCCTAgaaataatacttcttcaaatgaGCAGCGTTCCAATGTGATGGTAGTATGCTGACATCCATGGTTTCCAACTCATACACCCCTTTTCCAGCGACGCCTCGAACCTTATAAgggccttcccaatttggacttaACTTACCCGCATTAGCCATTTTTGTTGACCGAAATACCTTTTTGAGGACGAAGTCTCCAATCTTGAAGTACCTCAGGtttgctttcctattgtaatatcgttcattCATCTGCTTTTGAGCCGCCATCCTTATTAGCGCAGCTTCCCTCCTTTCCTCTAATAAATCCAAACTCGCCCACATTTCTTCTTCATTTGCTTTCTCAGTAGCATGTGTGTGTCTCATACTTGTTTCACCTATTTCAACTAGAATTAGGGCTTCAGTGCCATAGACGAGCGAAAATAGAGTCTCGGTCGTacttatttttggtgttgttcgataagcccataatactcctaGTAACACTTCTGGCCAATTACTCTTTGACTCCTCTAATCTTTTCTTCAAGATATTAATAataactttgtttgttgactcagcttgTCCACTAGCTACGGGATGCTGAGGCGCAGATGTAACTCGTTTAATCGGCCAGATCTGAAAGAACTCTATGATTTTTGCGCATATGAATCGCGGGCTGTTGTCACACACGATTTCCTTTAGAACTCCAAAATGACAGATAATATTTCGCCAAATAAAGTCcctaacttctttttctcgcacATGTTTGAaagctcctgcttctacccattttgaaaaataatatgtTAAAACCAATAGAAATCGTACCTTTCCTTTGGCTTTAGGTAACAGACCTACGATATCCATGCCCCacttcatgaaaggccatggcgAGATAACTGAATGTACCAATTCAGCTGGTCGATGCATGTTGTTGGCATATCGTTGACATTTATATCATTTGGCTACAAAGTTTTTtgcttcttccatttttggccaataatatcaCGCTCTTATTAAAGTCTTCACCAATGATATTCCCTTAGCATGATTGCCACAGTGACCTTCGTGTACTTACCTCATTaaatattctatttgtgaagGACCAAGGCACCGTGCTAAaggtccaccgaacatctttcggtATAAGTTTCCACGAATTAAGCAATAATGGGCAGCTTTTTGGCGAAGTACCTACGACTTTTTCTTATCTTCGGGCAAGATTTTGTACTGCAAAACATTGATAAACTAGTTCCtccaattcctaattaaattattataatttaCCTCACTCTTGTCTTGAtcgagtgctgaatgaaacaaatgtattacaATAGCATTTTCTACATTTGTTACTTCCATAACAGACGCGAgattggccaatgcatctgcttctGCGTTCTCCTCCCTGGTTATTTGAACAGCCTTCCACGATTGAAATTGTCTGACTAATTCACGTACCTTTTCCAGGTATTGTTGCATTCGCACCTCTGTTGTTATATAAGTCCCCTTCATTTGGTTAACTACTAACTGCGAATCACTTTTTGATTACAATCTGATCTATTCCAAGTTCTCGTGCTAATTCCAGACCTGCAATCACAGTTTCGTATCGTGCTTTATTATTAGTGATAGGATAATATTTTATTGTTTGTCTTATGATTTTCCCTGATGGTAGAATTAGGACAATACCTAAGCCAGCTCCTTTTACATTCAAGGAACTGTCAGTAAATAAAGTCCAAGTCCTCGGATTAGATCTAGTAAATACCTATAATTCCTTTTCTGCTTCAGAAACTAAATTTGTGCTAAAATCTGCTACACAATCTGCTAAAACCTGCGATTTTTTTAAGTTTTGGGCTGGTATATGATATCACATTCACTGAGTTCTATGTCGcaacccaaatcccggtcgtgatggcgcccaacacactactaggcaagcccgaccattattcaacacttaacccaatttatcaaaaatagcggaaagaaatatcaattaagcaagattaaagtactgaagattttaacaaaatacacaatataatctcactaggacccggtgtcacaaatgtgagcctctagaatacagaatatcatcctaatgcatggtatatccaaagtccgataatgcgaaaataaagagaaaggataggagggagaagatcaatggctgcgaacgccgtgcagctacctcgatactcccagaggctggatctgctgatcaactggatctactgagcctgagactgctatggatctgcacacaaggtgcagggaataaagtgagtactccgacccagtgagtaataaaagtaactacagtccgaagataagaaaatccagtaaatacacaaagtaagctacaatccgaatatacagcaacatatggaactgagcagctaaacaccagtataaatacaaatacatgaatgcaatgcaatgcatatgatggtacattccagtacccactgcggcgtgcagcccgagccatccatatttatttatcgtcgacggcgctcactgggggtgtgtacagactccggaggggctcctacagcccaagcgcaatatcttggtcagtcattgttacctgaccggtcagccattgttacctgaccaatttatatcatacagtgccattgttaccactgttcaagtatatcatccagtgtcattgttaccactatttaaagtatatcacacagtgtcattgttaccactgtttcaagtatatcacagtgtcattgttaccactgtttcaagtatatcacacagtgtcattgttaccactgtttcaagtcactttacaatcagtccagaaaataatataataagccccttgagcatttacaaaacagaagttcccagcccggaatacatttaaaagtatcatttaagtttttaacacttagaattatggttgagtttgcaaaacaatatttaaaaccttggactgaaattaaatgatatgcaaatcatgctaagcagtaatatcaatcctcgaaggattttacaaatcggcacaaggccccaaacatggcatcaagcccagtaatatcaatgaagtatgtgtatcaatcaccagtatagtataaacatcacacatGATGGACCAAGTCAAAATTCCCAATAGTATTCGACCCcacactcgccatggagtgcgtgtcacgcctcaatatagcgttacgatgtgaaagtccggggtttcaaaccctgagaacagcatttacatctattactcacctcaagacggccaaaagtctactccgcgatgccctttcctttcgaatcgacctcctcgcgcgtcgaatcttgccaaaaccacaaggaatatattacaataggttaagggaatataacccaatcgaaaagactcgaaaaatatcgaaaatcacgaaatttgcaaaacccgagccccgggcccacttctcgaaaaaaaTTACGAAAAATACATCAACGGATTCCtcatctcgccacgagtccgtacatataaaatttaccaaaatcggagttcatttgacccctcaaatcaccaaatcttattttcaaatccctaggcctaaatcctcaatttttctacaattttcatgctcaaatccatacataattgatgtacttaactcaaaatagatggggataacttaccttcacattgatgatgaaaatcccctcttgaacctccccaaaaatcgtccatactttgaagaaatgaagaaaagtgagctaaatccgtgtataaaagaatatgcttgtgcttcgtcgagttgtaccttgtacttgtgctatacaagttgtacatcctattaaaattgttccttgtcggacaccttctgtttaactacccataacgtcttgtataaatatccaaatgacaaacggtttaaagatttagaaactagactcaaagatctttaatttgatagtacaccatataactctttatatatcccgagatatgagcttctaaagtgcatcgtaaattctgccgaaattgctccagtagcccttttcgatccatcgtaactttctgagatgatatccaaatcgcgaatggtttaacttttcgaaaactagaatgtatgggctacaactttcatgttttgcactttttctgatttcttatagattacaagatatgagcttccaaagtggactactcgcacctaaaattttctaggcacagcagaattttctgcaattttccccaagtccgaaatcactccgagacacctccgaaacactcccgagcccttggggctccaaaccaaatatgaac
Above is a window of Nicotiana tabacum cultivar K326 chromosome 8, ASM71507v2, whole genome shotgun sequence DNA encoding:
- the LOC107789886 gene encoding uncharacterized protein LOC107789886; the encoded protein is MQQYLEKVRELVRQFQSWKAVQITREENAEADALANLASVMEVTNVENAIVIHLFHSALDQDKSEHPVASGQAESTNKVIINILKKRLEESKSNWPEVLLGVLWAYRTTPKISTTETLFSLVYGTEALILVEIGETSMRHTHATEKANEEEMWASLDLLEERREAALIRMAAQKQMNERYYNRKANLRYFKIGDFVLKKVFRSTKMANAGKLSPNWEGPYKVRGVAGKGVYELETMDVSILPSHWNAAHLKKYYF